A region from the Stygiolobus caldivivus genome encodes:
- a CDS encoding MarC family protein: MTDVFSPIPIITVKLFAIIDPFSVLPYLLAVYEEASKEEKITWKFVVNKITLAIGVLLVLFSIIGRPLLDFLGISPQALEIAGGILLVYLGIDTMGGFQQLRFIRKLEEALITPIATPLLVGPGTMTALVTLSVSYSPFTLIISSVVVTILVYLSLLVGPLIVKALGETGTVAAGRFTAIIIAAFGIQLILAGISQLKFV; the protein is encoded by the coding sequence ATGACCGACGTATTTTCACCAATTCCCATAATTACGGTAAAGCTTTTTGCAATTATAGATCCTTTTTCAGTCCTCCCTTACTTACTAGCAGTATATGAGGAAGCCTCTAAAGAGGAAAAGATAACTTGGAAATTCGTAGTCAATAAAATAACGCTAGCAATAGGGGTCCTCTTAGTATTATTTTCAATAATTGGTAGACCTTTACTAGATTTTTTAGGTATTTCTCCTCAAGCCTTAGAAATAGCTGGGGGTATTTTACTTGTTTACTTAGGAATAGACACTATGGGTGGGTTTCAACAGTTAAGGTTTATCAGAAAGCTTGAAGAGGCACTAATAACTCCCATAGCCACGCCATTACTCGTTGGTCCGGGTACTATGACGGCATTAGTAACTCTTTCAGTTTCGTACAGTCCTTTTACGTTAATTATTAGTAGTGTAGTGGTCACAATTTTAGTATACCTATCTTTGCTAGTTGGGCCATTAATAGTGAAAGCTTTAGGAGAAACTGGGACAGTTGCCGCGGGTAGGTTTACAGCTATCATTATAGCGGCGTTTGGAATACAGTTAATACTTGCCGGTATATCTCAGCTTAAGTTTGTATGA
- the pyrD gene encoding dihydroorotate dehydrogenase PyrD, protein MVKVANVEFKDPFIISSGIIPLVSKFISNVCVKYDISGITTKTLTLSPLEPHRPPTVIKLEEGCYMNAIGLGNPGIETLREFQVKGDCNLIISIGGSGVEDIMKSAEKIEDIRRQNINLGEKVKILELNLSSPNRKGYGESTSKFTLEIVKNVSGVTSLPVFVKLGPWDNTIELAGKALEGGANGLTLINTIKGLAISKEEFKPILSYGTGGISGKCIHPLAVRIIHDVYKEYKPEIIGMGGVFTWEDAIELMAVGAKLVGLGTVIIDRGYQVINDIRLGFRNYLKEKGLKIEEVIGIGVRN, encoded by the coding sequence TTGGTAAAGGTAGCTAATGTAGAGTTTAAAGACCCGTTCATAATAAGTTCAGGAATTATCCCTCTGGTATCTAAGTTCATAAGTAACGTCTGCGTTAAATACGATATTTCAGGGATAACTACTAAGACCTTGACACTATCTCCATTAGAGCCTCATAGACCGCCAACCGTTATTAAGCTTGAAGAAGGGTGTTATATGAATGCGATAGGCCTCGGCAACCCCGGGATAGAAACGTTAAGGGAATTTCAGGTCAAGGGAGATTGTAATCTAATAATAAGTATTGGTGGAAGCGGTGTGGAGGATATTATGAAATCTGCTGAAAAAATTGAGGATATAAGGAGACAGAATATTAACTTAGGAGAGAAAGTCAAAATACTAGAACTAAACTTGAGTAGCCCTAATAGAAAGGGGTATGGTGAGTCAACCTCAAAGTTTACCCTAGAGATAGTTAAAAACGTGTCTGGGGTTACCTCTCTTCCGGTCTTCGTTAAGTTAGGTCCTTGGGATAATACGATAGAATTAGCTGGGAAAGCTCTAGAAGGAGGCGCTAATGGTCTGACACTTATAAATACTATAAAAGGGCTGGCTATTAGTAAAGAAGAGTTTAAACCTATATTAAGTTATGGGACAGGCGGTATTTCTGGCAAATGTATTCATCCGTTAGCGGTTAGAATAATCCATGATGTATATAAAGAATACAAACCTGAAATAATAGGTATGGGAGGAGTATTCACGTGGGAGGATGCTATAGAATTAATGGCTGTCGGAGCCAAGTTAGTAGGGTTGGGGACTGTAATAATCGATAGAGGTTATCAAGTAATTAATGATATACGTTTAGGTTTTCGGAACTACCTTAAGGAGAAAGGATTAAAGATTGAAGAGGTTATTGGTATAGGAGTGAGAAATTGA
- the pyrC gene encoding dihydroorotase → MWIKGNAYYLGEVSNLCINFDRDIKDIRKSCKPDIEFKQDELIVPASIDIHVHVRGAQLSYKETVATATSEAVYGGVGTIFDMPNTLPPVNTKQRVIERLREFDLYSRTDFGIYSGVTNEFTEIDQLPIAGYKIFPEDLEKEETKAILENSKKLKILHPEIPLALTVDRRLRTKWMEMASLYLVKGRVHITHITSLDNLRLAKSLGFSTDITPHHMLVEGERDCLSKVNPPIRDYKTRLELLLIGLHETDALASDHAPHTKKEKSMHYELCPPGIAAVSFTTPFLYSLVFKGLLDINKAVKLLAENPAKIVGIKSGFIKEGFPANFTVIKREPWRYSTKFSKVTETPLDLYPLEAKITHVIVEGKLAYDGKDVYPIKGVNIIGKGS, encoded by the coding sequence TTGTGGATTAAGGGAAATGCCTACTATCTGGGTGAGGTTTCTAACCTCTGCATAAATTTCGATAGAGACATCAAAGATATTAGAAAGTCGTGCAAGCCTGACATAGAGTTTAAACAAGACGAACTTATAGTCCCCGCTTCGATAGATATACACGTCCATGTAAGGGGAGCACAACTATCTTATAAAGAAACCGTAGCCACTGCTACAAGCGAGGCTGTATATGGAGGTGTCGGCACAATATTTGACATGCCTAATACTTTACCACCCGTTAACACTAAACAAAGGGTGATAGAAAGGTTAAGAGAATTCGATTTATACTCTAGAACGGATTTCGGAATATATAGCGGAGTTACTAACGAGTTCACTGAAATAGATCAATTGCCCATAGCAGGTTATAAAATTTTTCCAGAAGATTTAGAGAAAGAAGAGACTAAGGCGATCCTCGAAAATAGTAAAAAGTTGAAAATACTACATCCTGAAATACCTTTAGCCTTAACTGTTGATAGGAGGTTAAGGACTAAATGGATGGAAATGGCTTCGCTGTATCTAGTAAAAGGAAGGGTGCATATAACACACATAACTAGCTTGGATAATTTAAGATTAGCTAAGAGCCTCGGCTTCTCCACGGATATAACACCTCACCATATGTTGGTCGAGGGGGAAAGGGACTGCCTGAGTAAGGTTAACCCACCAATAAGGGACTATAAAACCCGCTTAGAACTACTTCTTATCGGCTTACACGAAACTGATGCATTAGCTAGCGACCACGCCCCACATACTAAGAAAGAAAAGTCAATGCACTATGAATTATGCCCCCCTGGGATAGCTGCTGTTTCCTTCACAACACCTTTCCTTTACAGCTTGGTATTTAAGGGACTCTTAGATATAAACAAGGCTGTAAAGCTCTTGGCTGAAAACCCGGCTAAAATCGTAGGTATTAAATCTGGTTTTATTAAAGAAGGTTTTCCAGCAAACTTTACTGTGATAAAGAGAGAACCATGGAGATATTCAACCAAGTTTAGTAAAGTGACCGAGACACCATTAGACCTTTACCCGTTAGAGGCTAAAATTACTCATGTTATAGTTGAAGGTAAATTAGCTTATGACGGTAAAGACGTTTATCCTATTAAGGGAGTGAACATAATTGGTAAAGGTAGCTAA